The genomic DNA TGCATCTCTTCCATCTTGGCCTGCATCTTCTGCATTTGCTTCATCATATCGCCAAGTCCGCCGCGTCCCATGCCGTGCTCCTTTGCTGTATGGTCACACTTGCTCTCATTCCACTTTTCGAATGCCGATTATCTCTCCGTCGACCTTCTCCAGCAGACTGCGAAGCCGCTCGGATTTCTCGATCAGCCTGTCGGCGTCTTCCTTTTTCACCCGTCGCGGTATCTCATCCGGTACGGTCTGATCCGCCGTGTTGTCAACCGCAAACGTCACCGTCAGGTTATACCCGAAATGCCGTTGCAGCGTCCGCGTGATGAGCCCGAGGTTCTCCTGCTTTTGGACGAGTTGCATCGATGCGTCCTCGGAACTGGAAAACACCAGCTCGATACTGCTGTCCGCGACCGACCGGATCCGCGCCATGCCCAGCTGCGACGCCACCATCGGGTTGTCGCTCCGAAGCCGCGTCAAAAAGCCGTCCCATTCCGCTTTGACCTGCGCCAGATTCGGCGCCCGCCGTACGAATGTCACCGAGCGCGACTCGGTTGGCTCCGACGGTACTGCCGGCGGCCGCGACTGCGGCACGGCGCTTACCGCGGCCGGTTCAGGATTTTTTTTTTGAGCCGAGCCGAACAGGTCCGTGCCGCCCGACGGCGGCGGCGACGGGACCGCCCCTGCCTGAAGCTGCGCGAGGATGTCCTCGAAACGAACGGTCGATTCCATCTCCGCCATCTTTACGCCCGCCACCTCGATCAGCAGCCGTTCGTCCAGGCCGCTCTTGAGATCCGCGTTCAACTCGCCGAGAATCTTTATCATGCGAAGCAAATCGCCGGTCGTGAAGTATTTGGCCTGCTCCTCATACACCGGCTGCTCGCTTTCCGATATCGCGAGAATATCCAGCCCCTCCGGGTCGCTCTGCAGGATCATCAGTTGCCGAAGGTGCTCCAGCAATTCCTGCACGAAATCGGCCACATCCACGCCGCTGTCAAACAACTGCCGCGTCAGCCTGAGTACGGCCCGTCGGTCCGATTCCGCCACCGACCGCGTGTACTCGAACAAAAACGCCCGGTCGACCAGACCCAGCGCGCTGATCACGTCCTGCTCCGTCACCCGGTCGCCCGCAAACGCCGACACCTGGTCCAGAAGCGACAGCGAATCCCGCACCGACCCGTCGGCCTTCCGCGCAATCATCTTCAGCGCCGCCTCGTCGGCCGCAAACCCCTCCTTTGCGGCGATATCCCCCAGATGCCGGGCAAGGTCGTCAATCGACACACGACGAAAATCAAAACGCTGCGTCCGCGAATGAATCGTATCCGGCACCTTGACCGGCTCCGTCGTCGCGAACATGAACACCACGTGCGACGGCGGCTCCTCGAGCGTCTTGAGCAGCGCATCAAACGCCGAACCGGACAACCGATGAACTTCGTCGATAATGTAAATCCGCTTCAGTCCCGAGGTCGGCAGGT from Candidatus Zixiibacteriota bacterium includes the following:
- the dnaX gene encoding DNA polymerase III subunit gamma/tau — its product is MSYLVLARKYRPQSFDEVVAQEHVTRTLRNAIKNNKIGSGYLFCGPRGTGKTTVARLLAKAINCVHGPTDTPCGTCPACVEITSGSSLDVLEIDAASNTGVDDVRQLRENVRYLPTSGLKRIYIIDEVHRLSGSAFDALLKTLEEPPSHVVFMFATTEPVKVPDTIHSRTQRFDFRRVSIDDLARHLGDIAAKEGFAADEAALKMIARKADGSVRDSLSLLDQVSAFAGDRVTEQDVISALGLVDRAFLFEYTRSVAESDRRAVLRLTRQLFDSGVDVADFVQELLEHLRQLMILQSDPEGLDILAISESEQPVYEEQAKYFTTGDLLRMIKILGELNADLKSGLDERLLIEVAGVKMAEMESTVRFEDILAQLQAGAVPSPPPSGGTDLFGSAQKKNPEPAAVSAVPQSRPPAVPSEPTESRSVTFVRRAPNLAQVKAEWDGFLTRLRSDNPMVASQLGMARIRSVADSSIELVFSSSEDASMQLVQKQENLGLITRTLQRHFGYNLTVTFAVDNTADQTVPDEIPRRVKKEDADRLIEKSERLRSLLEKVDGEIIGIRKVE